A single genomic interval of Daucus carota subsp. sativus chromosome 1, DH1 v3.0, whole genome shotgun sequence harbors:
- the LOC108203799 gene encoding uncharacterized protein LOC108203799 encodes MGWRGILGFEYGIVCAPLGPDISGPQLVAAVANAGGLGLLRAPDWESPDYVRELIRKTKTLTNKPFGVGVVLAFPHKENIKAILDEKVAVLQLYWGECSEDLVLEAHQAGVKVVPQVGSFEEAKKAAAVGVDAIIVQGREAGGHVMGQDSLISLVPRVVDLVHGKDIPIIAAGGIVDARGYVAALALGAQGVCLGTRFLATEESFAHPTYKRKLVELEATEYTEVFGRARWPGAPQRVLKTPFFMDWRDLPSNENESNQPIIGRSTIHGIEKEIRRFAGTVPNVTTTGDIESMVMYAGQGVGLIKEILPAGEVIPRIVKAAQILIQQQLDNGS; translated from the exons atgGGGTGGAGGGGGATACTGGGATTTGAATATGGAATCGTTTGTGCACCATTGGGACCTGATATATCTGGCCCCCAACTTGTGGCTGCTGTGGCTAATGCTGGCGGTCTTGGTCTTCTCAGAGCTCCTGACTGG GAATCACCAGACTATGTGAGGGAACTGATAAGAAAGACAAAGACCTTGACTAACAAACCGTTTGGTGTTGGTGTGGTTCTGGCATTTCCTcacaaagaaaatataaaagctATTTTGGATGAAAAGGTTGCAGTCTTGCAACTTTACTGGGGTGAATGCTCTGAGGATTTAGTTCTTGAAGCGCATCAGGCAGGGGTTAAGGTTGTTCCTCAG GTTGGGAGCTTTGAAGAGGCAAAAAAAGCTGCTGCTGTGGGTGTGGATGCAATAATCGTCCAAGGACGGGAAGCAGGGGGGCATGTCATGGGCCAA GATTCCCTAATTTCATTAGTTCCAAGAGTAGTTGATCTAGTTCATGGTAAAGATATACCCATAATTGCTGCTGGTGGTATTGTTGATGCGCGTGGTTATGTTGCTGCGCTGGCCCTCGGAGCTCAAGGTGTGTGCCTCGGCACTAG ATTTCTCGCAACGGAGGAAAGCTTTGCTCATCCAACATACAAGAGGAAATTGGTTGAACTTGAAGCAACAGAATATACGGAAGTGTTTGGTCGTGCAAGGTGGCCAGGAGCACCTCAACGTGTCCTAAAGACCCCTTTCTTCATGGACTGGAGAGATCTTCCAAGCAACGAAAATGAAAGCAATCAACCAATCATTGGACGTTCGACAATTCATGGCAtc GAAAAAGAAATCCGTCGTTTTGCCGGGACAGTTCCGAATGTGACAACAACTGGAGACATTGAGAGCATGGTGATGTATGCTGGTCAAGGCGTAGGTCTCATCAAGGAGATTCTTCCTGCAGGTGAAGTTATACCAAGAATTGTTAAAGCAGCTCAAATTCTGATACAACAGCAGCTAGATAACGGAAGTTGA
- the LOC108203790 gene encoding 7-deoxyloganetin glucosyltransferase: MEFSASDDQIQKPHAVCIPFPAQGHVSPMLKLAMLLHHKGFHITFVNTEFNHRRLLKSRGSDSLDGLPGFCFETIPDGLPPSDENATQDPLSLCMSTQRNCLVPLLELLEKLNCSSSSRPPVSCVIQDGIMSFAIEAAEKIGVPSVCFRTSPATILLLNKHYRQLEEKGLLPSKDGSSLKDQMNNTINWIPGIKSIQIKDIPSFFHTTDPNDQMVEFEITETERCTAASAIIFNSYDSLESDVLRALSPICPPIYTIGPLQLLVNQLPRSPLKSLGSNLWKEDADCLKWLDTRQADSVIYVNYGSVTVMTPENLVEFAWGLASSNQNFLFVIRPDLVVGNTAILPKEFLEETKDRGLITGWCPQGQVLSHRAVGGFLTHCGWNSMTESLINGVPLLCWPFFADQPTNCKLACNDWGVGVEIEKTVRRNEVAMHVRELMQGEKGKVMRKNAMEWKRKAEEAVGLDGSSTTNLEKLVKEVLLSNHKNL, encoded by the exons ATGGAGTTTTCAGCATCAGATGATCAAATTCAGAAGCCTCATGCAGTGTGCATACCTTTCCCAGCTCAAGGTCATGTGAGCCCTATGCTTAAACTAGCCATGCTTCTTCACCATAAAGGTTTTCACATAACATTTGTCAACACTGAGTTTAACCACAGACGCTTGCTCAAGTCTAGAGGTTCTGACTCTCTTGATGGCCTGCCTGGCTTTTGCTTCGAAACCATCCCTGATGGTCTGCCTCCCTCGGACGAAAATGCCACTCAGGATCCCCTGTCCTTGTGCATGTCAACACAGAGAAATTGCTTAGTCCCGTTGCTTGAGTTACTAGAAAAGCTCAATTGTTCGTCTAGTTCTAGGCCACCAGTCAGTTGTGTAATACAAGATGGAATCATGAGCTTTGCTATTGAGGCTGCGGAAAAGATTGGTGTTCCTTCTGTGTGTTTTCGGACTTCACCAGCTACTATCTTGTTGTTGAATAAGCACTACAGACAACTTGAAGAAAAAGGCCTTCTACCATCAAAAG ATGGAAGTTCTTTAAAGGATCAGATGAACAACACAATAAACTGGATTCCCGGAATTAAGAGTATCCAGATAAAAGATATTCCAAGTTTTTTTCACACAACTGATCCCAATGATCAAATGGTTGAGTTTGAAATAACTGAAACAGAAAGATGCACCGCGGCCTCAGCTATAATCTTCAATTCTTATGATAGTCTGGAGTCGGATGTTCTACGTGCCCTCTCGCCAATTTGTCCTCCAATCTATACCATAGGCCCTCTTCAGTTGCTAGTCAACCAACTTCCACGAAGCCCCTTGAAGTCCCTCGGATCAAACCTGTGGAAAGAAGATGCAGATTGTCTAAAGTGGCTTGACACCAGGCAAGCAGATTCTGTAATCTATGTGAATTATGGCAGTGTCACAGTTATGACACCTGAAAATCTAGTCGAATTTGCATGGGGGCTTGCTAGTAGCAACCAAAACTTCTTGTTTGTCATTAGGCCTGATTTGGTTGTTGGCAATACTGCAATATTGCCTAAAGAATTTCTTGAGGAAACCAAAGATCGAGGGCTTATAACCGGATGGTGTCCACAAGGACAAGTTCTCAGTCACCGAGCTGTTGGTGGATTTTTGACACACTGCGGATGGAATTCCATGACAGAAAGCCTAATCAATGGAGTCCCTTTGCTCTGTTGGCCATTTTTTGCTGATCAACCTACTAACTGCAAGCTGGCTTGCAACGACTGGGGCGTTGGCGTCGAGATTGAAAAGACTGTCAGGAGAAATGAAGTGGCCATGCATGTTAGGGAATTGATGCAAGGAGAGAAAGGCAAGGTCATGAGGAAGAATGCAATGGAGTGGAAGAGAAAAGCAGAGGAGGCTGTGGGATTAGATGGTTCTTCGACCACAAATCTGGAAAAATTAGTGAAAGAGGTCTTACTGTCAAACcataaaaatttgtaa
- the LOC108220061 gene encoding stemmadenine O-acetyltransferase has protein sequence MKVQIHSKKLVKPFTPTPSNLNHHNLSFIDELAPKMYAPVILYYPCPENVTDKDLFSSTCLLELETSLSKTLVQFYPLAGRYNKHLQLVDCNDKGVEFVEATVDCHLHEVLPHGERSDPQFLNKFIPCEVLITDEAMHPLLAIQVTVFKCGGFAIGVCISHRIADAATLSMFLQAWGTTAKLNKNGNQQESIQKIFPCFDAAVYFPKRGLPHLNFGIFTSSGCKIVTRRFSFDNKAISTLRANILPGTGQTSKLQMVIAVIWKALLGAEKLKDEHARATHIMQPVNLRDKLTTPFLHKHFFGNLCILASVPMMAAENREIPDLAIQLSSSVKGSIEGWAKMMSLGKDDPLLKNMISSTVNYYMISSWSRFPFYETDFGWGKPVWASSVYFPCKNMVLLMDNKKGDGFEAWVSLDEADMNIFEQDFNIKAFST, from the coding sequence ATGAAGGTTCAAATCCATTCTAAGAAATTAGTTAAACCATTTACTCCAACTCCCTCCAATCTGAACCATCACAACCTATCTTTCATTGATGAGTTAGCTCCAAAAATGTATGCCCCTGTTATTCTGTATTATCCATGTCCTGAAAATGTTACCGACAAGGATCTCTTTTCTTCGACATGTTTGCTCGAGCTAGAGACATCGTTGAGCAAGACTCTGGTTCAGTTCTATCCACTAGCAGGGAGGTATAACAAACACCTTCAGTTGGTTGATTGCAATGACAAAGGAGTTGAGTTTGTCGAAGCCACTGTGGACTGTCATCTCCACGAGGTTTTACCTCACGGGGAAAGATCAGATCCTCAGTTTCTCAACAAGTTTATTCCCTGTGAAGTTCTGATTACTGATGAAGCCATGCATCCATTGCTTGCCATTCAGGTTACCGTGTTTAAGTGTGGTGGATTCGCGATTGGCGTTTGCATTTCACACAGGATTGCTGATGCCGCCACGCTGAGCATGTTCCTTCAAGCATGGGGAACCACAGCAAAGTTAAACAAGAATGGAAATCAACAAGAGAGTATTCAGAAAATTTTTCCATGTTTTGATGCGGCTGTGTACTTTCCAAAAAGAGGGCTACCACACCTTAATTTCGGAATATTCACAAGTTCTGGCTGCAAGATCGTCACAAGAAGGTTCTCATTCGACAACAAGGCAATATCAACCCTAAGAGCCAATATTCTACCTGGAACCGGGCAAACTAGTAAGTTGCAGATGGTGATTGCAGTCATATGGAAGGCATTACTTGGTGCAGAGAAGTTGAAAGATGAACACGCGAGGGCTACTCATATCATGCAGCCCGTCAACCTGAGGGATAAGCTTACCACTCCGTTTCTACATAAACATTTCTTTGGAAATCTATGCATTCTTGCATCGGTGCCAATGATGGCAGCAGAGAACCGGGAGATTCCTGACTTAGCCATTCAACTGAGCAGTTCTGTGAAGGGCAGTATCGAGGGATGGGCAAAGATGATGTCTCTAGGCAAGGATGATCCGCTTCTAAAGAATATGATAAGCAGTACGGTCAATTACTACATGATTAGTAGCTGGAGTAGGTTTCCATTTTACGAAACTGATTTTGGCTGGGGGAAGCCTGTTTGGGCAAGTAGTGTATACTTCCCTTGTAAGAATATGGTCCTCCTGATGGATAATAAGAAGGGTGATGGCTTCGAAGCATGGGTGAGCTTGGACGAAGCAGACATGAACATCTTCGAACAGGATTTCAACATCAAAGCGTTCTCTACCTAG